From the Cervus elaphus chromosome 20, mCerEla1.1, whole genome shotgun sequence genome, one window contains:
- the CFAP45 gene encoding cilia- and flagella-associated protein 45 isoform X3: MPLSTAGVLSSASTASNRSRNRSRYRTKAVSSEVDESLFGAIKPLTQSDSPIVLLRDKHAIRKTLTALGLDHKPETIQLITRDMVRELIIPTKDPSGQSLIISPEEFERIKWASHVLTREELEAREQAFKKEKEAIVDTVTTRKKIMKQKEMVWRNNRKLSDLEEVAKERAQNLLQRANQLRMEQEEELKDMKKIILNAKCHAIRDAQILEKQLIQKELDAEEKRLDQMMEVERQKSVQRQEELDRKRREERIRGRRHIVEQMEKNQEERSLLAEQREQEKEQMLEYMEKLQEEDLRDLEQRHQQKLKMQAEIKRINDESQRQKAELLAQEKLADQMVMEFTKKKMAREAEFEAEQERIRREKEKEIARLRAMQEKAQDYQAEQDALRAKRNQEVADREWRRKEKEDAQKKMETEAKLRKSRLEQVAFKEHTLAVQVQRDRDEFERILRAQREQIEKERLEEEKKATGRLQHANELRRQVRENQQKQVQARIATFDEGQRLKEEAQKRRERIEDIKRKKLEELRATGLPEKYCIEAERKANIPANTSVN; encoded by the exons CCGTTAAGCACAGCTGGCGTGCTGAGCTCCGCCTCTACTGCTTCCAACAGGTCAAGGAATAGGTCCCGCTATCGGACCAAAGCCGTGAGCTCCGAGGTGGATGAGAGCCTTTTTGGAGCTATCAAG CCCCTGACCCAGAGTGACAGCCCCATCGTGCTGCTCCGAGATAAGCATGCCATTCGGAAAACTCTCACGGCCCTGGGCTTGGACCACAAGCCGGAGACTATCCAGCTCATCACCCGGGACATGGTCCGGGAGCTGAT CATTCCCACCAAGGACCCTTCCGGGCAGTCCCTCATCATAAGCCCTGAGGAGTTTGAGCGGATCAAATGGGCATCCCACGTCCTGACTAGAGAAGAACTCGAGGCCAGGGAGCAGGCCttcaagaaggagaaggaagccaTTGTG GACACAGTGACCACACGCAAGAAGATCATGAAGCAGAAGGAAATGGTTTGGAGGAACAACAGGAAGCTCAGCGACCTGGAGGAGGTCGCCAAGGAGAGGGCCCAGAACCTTCTGCAGAGAGCCAACCAGCTTCGGATGGAGCAGGAGGAAGAGCTGAAGGATATGAAAAAG ATCATCCTCAATGCCAAGTGCCATGCCATCCGGGATGCCCAAATTCTGGAGAAGCAGCTGATCCAAAAAGAACTGGATGCAGAGGAGAAGCGGTTGGATCAGATGATGGAGGTGGAGCGGCAGAAATCGgttcaaaggcaggaggagctagacagaaagaggagggaggagagaatcCG AGGAAGACGGCACATTGTGGAACAGATGGAAAAGAACCAGGAGGAGCGATCGCTGCTTGCTGAGCAGCGGGAGCAGGAGAAGGAGCAGATGCTGGAATACATGGAAAAGCTCCAAGAGGAGGATCTAAGG GACCTGGAACAGAGGCACCAGCAAAAGCTGAAGATGCAGGCTGAGATCAAACGCATCAATGatgaaagccagaggcagaaagcagagcTGCTGGCTCAGGAGAAGCTGGCCGACCAGATGGTGATGGAGTTCACCAAGAAGAAGATG GCCCGAGAAGCAGAGTTTGAGGCTGAGCAGGAGAGAATccggagggagaaagagaaggagattgCCCGCCTGAGGGCCATGCAGGAGAAAGCCCAGGATTACCAGGCAGAGCAG GATGCCCTGCGGGCCAAGCGCAATCAGGAGGTCGCCGACAGAGAGTGGcgcagaaaggagaaggaagacgCACAGAAGAAGATGGAAACGGAGGCCAAGCTGCGGAAAAGTCGGCTAGAACAGGTGGCTTTCAAGGAGCACACTCTGGCTGTTCAGGTGCAACGGGACCGGGATGAGTTCGAGAGGATTCTTCG GGCCCAGCGAGAGCAGATTGAAAAGGAGCggctggaggaagagaaaaaggctACAGGGCGCTTACAGCACGCCAACGAGCTCCGGCGCCAGGTGCGGGAGAACCAGCAGAAGCAGGTGCAGGCCCGGATCGCCACCTTCGATGAGGGCCAGCGCCTCAAGGAGGAGGCCCAGAAGCGGCGTGAGCGCATTGAAGACATCAAGAGGAAAAAGCTCGAGGAGCTGAG GGCCACCGGCCTTCCTGAGAAGTACTGCATCGAAGCTGAGCGCAAAGCTAACATCCCAGCCAACACGTCTGTGAACTGA
- the CFAP45 gene encoding cilia- and flagella-associated protein 45 isoform X5 — protein sequence MVRELIIPTKDPSGQSLIISPEEFERIKWASHVLTREELEAREQAFKKEKEAIVDTVTTRKKIMKQKEMVWRNNRKLSDLEEVAKERAQNLLQRANQLRMEQEEELKDMKKIILNAKCHAIRDAQILEKQLIQKELDAEEKRLDQMMEVERQKSVQRQEELDRKRREERIRGRRHIVEQMEKNQEERSLLAEQREQEKEQMLEYMEKLQEEDLRDLEQRHQQKLKMQAEIKRINDESQRQKAELLAQEKLADQMVMEFTKKKMAREAEFEAEQERIRREKEKEIARLRAMQEKAQDYQAEQDALRAKRNQEVADREWRRKEKEDAQKKMETEAKLRKSRLEQVAFKEHTLAVQVQRDRDEFERILRAQREQIEKERLEEEKKATGRLQHANELRRQVRENQQKQVQARIATFDEGQRLKEEAQKRRERIEDIKRKKLEELRATGLPEKYCIEAERKANIPANTSVN from the exons ATGGTCCGGGAGCTGAT CATTCCCACCAAGGACCCTTCCGGGCAGTCCCTCATCATAAGCCCTGAGGAGTTTGAGCGGATCAAATGGGCATCCCACGTCCTGACTAGAGAAGAACTCGAGGCCAGGGAGCAGGCCttcaagaaggagaaggaagccaTTGTG GACACAGTGACCACACGCAAGAAGATCATGAAGCAGAAGGAAATGGTTTGGAGGAACAACAGGAAGCTCAGCGACCTGGAGGAGGTCGCCAAGGAGAGGGCCCAGAACCTTCTGCAGAGAGCCAACCAGCTTCGGATGGAGCAGGAGGAAGAGCTGAAGGATATGAAAAAG ATCATCCTCAATGCCAAGTGCCATGCCATCCGGGATGCCCAAATTCTGGAGAAGCAGCTGATCCAAAAAGAACTGGATGCAGAGGAGAAGCGGTTGGATCAGATGATGGAGGTGGAGCGGCAGAAATCGgttcaaaggcaggaggagctagacagaaagaggagggaggagagaatcCG AGGAAGACGGCACATTGTGGAACAGATGGAAAAGAACCAGGAGGAGCGATCGCTGCTTGCTGAGCAGCGGGAGCAGGAGAAGGAGCAGATGCTGGAATACATGGAAAAGCTCCAAGAGGAGGATCTAAGG GACCTGGAACAGAGGCACCAGCAAAAGCTGAAGATGCAGGCTGAGATCAAACGCATCAATGatgaaagccagaggcagaaagcagagcTGCTGGCTCAGGAGAAGCTGGCCGACCAGATGGTGATGGAGTTCACCAAGAAGAAGATG GCCCGAGAAGCAGAGTTTGAGGCTGAGCAGGAGAGAATccggagggagaaagagaaggagattgCCCGCCTGAGGGCCATGCAGGAGAAAGCCCAGGATTACCAGGCAGAGCAG GATGCCCTGCGGGCCAAGCGCAATCAGGAGGTCGCCGACAGAGAGTGGcgcagaaaggagaaggaagacgCACAGAAGAAGATGGAAACGGAGGCCAAGCTGCGGAAAAGTCGGCTAGAACAGGTGGCTTTCAAGGAGCACACTCTGGCTGTTCAGGTGCAACGGGACCGGGATGAGTTCGAGAGGATTCTTCG GGCCCAGCGAGAGCAGATTGAAAAGGAGCggctggaggaagagaaaaaggctACAGGGCGCTTACAGCACGCCAACGAGCTCCGGCGCCAGGTGCGGGAGAACCAGCAGAAGCAGGTGCAGGCCCGGATCGCCACCTTCGATGAGGGCCAGCGCCTCAAGGAGGAGGCCCAGAAGCGGCGTGAGCGCATTGAAGACATCAAGAGGAAAAAGCTCGAGGAGCTGAG GGCCACCGGCCTTCCTGAGAAGTACTGCATCGAAGCTGAGCGCAAAGCTAACATCCCAGCCAACACGTCTGTGAACTGA
- the CFAP45 gene encoding cilia- and flagella-associated protein 45 isoform X4 has translation MGLVKRLPCPGCRWRSVLMSPNFCLSLQPLSTAGVLSSASTASNRSRNRSRYRTKAVSSEVDESLFGAIKPLTQSDSPIVLLRDKHAIRKTLTALGLDHKPETIQLITRDMVRELIIPTKDPSGQSLIISPEEFERIKWASHVLTREELEAREQAFKKEKEAIVDTVTTRKKIMKQKEMVWRNNRKLSDLEEVAKERAQNLLQRANQLRMEQEEELKDMKKDLEQRHQQKLKMQAEIKRINDESQRQKAELLAQEKLADQMVMEFTKKKMAREAEFEAEQERIRREKEKEIARLRAMQEKAQDYQAEQDALRAKRNQEVADREWRRKEKEDAQKKMETEAKLRKSRLEQVAFKEHTLAVQVQRDRDEFERILRAQREQIEKERLEEEKKATGRLQHANELRRQVRENQQKQVQARIATFDEGQRLKEEAQKRRERIEDIKRKKLEELRATGLPEKYCIEAERKANIPANTSVN, from the exons GGGCTGGTGAAGCGTCTGCCTTGCCCGGGGTGCAGATGGCGGTCAGTACTGATGAGCCCAAATTTCTGCCTCTCCCTGCAGCCGTTAAGCACAGCTGGCGTGCTGAGCTCCGCCTCTACTGCTTCCAACAGGTCAAGGAATAGGTCCCGCTATCGGACCAAAGCCGTGAGCTCCGAGGTGGATGAGAGCCTTTTTGGAGCTATCAAG CCCCTGACCCAGAGTGACAGCCCCATCGTGCTGCTCCGAGATAAGCATGCCATTCGGAAAACTCTCACGGCCCTGGGCTTGGACCACAAGCCGGAGACTATCCAGCTCATCACCCGGGACATGGTCCGGGAGCTGAT CATTCCCACCAAGGACCCTTCCGGGCAGTCCCTCATCATAAGCCCTGAGGAGTTTGAGCGGATCAAATGGGCATCCCACGTCCTGACTAGAGAAGAACTCGAGGCCAGGGAGCAGGCCttcaagaaggagaaggaagccaTTGTG GACACAGTGACCACACGCAAGAAGATCATGAAGCAGAAGGAAATGGTTTGGAGGAACAACAGGAAGCTCAGCGACCTGGAGGAGGTCGCCAAGGAGAGGGCCCAGAACCTTCTGCAGAGAGCCAACCAGCTTCGGATGGAGCAGGAGGAAGAGCTGAAGGATATGAAAAAG GACCTGGAACAGAGGCACCAGCAAAAGCTGAAGATGCAGGCTGAGATCAAACGCATCAATGatgaaagccagaggcagaaagcagagcTGCTGGCTCAGGAGAAGCTGGCCGACCAGATGGTGATGGAGTTCACCAAGAAGAAGATG GCCCGAGAAGCAGAGTTTGAGGCTGAGCAGGAGAGAATccggagggagaaagagaaggagattgCCCGCCTGAGGGCCATGCAGGAGAAAGCCCAGGATTACCAGGCAGAGCAG GATGCCCTGCGGGCCAAGCGCAATCAGGAGGTCGCCGACAGAGAGTGGcgcagaaaggagaaggaagacgCACAGAAGAAGATGGAAACGGAGGCCAAGCTGCGGAAAAGTCGGCTAGAACAGGTGGCTTTCAAGGAGCACACTCTGGCTGTTCAGGTGCAACGGGACCGGGATGAGTTCGAGAGGATTCTTCG GGCCCAGCGAGAGCAGATTGAAAAGGAGCggctggaggaagagaaaaaggctACAGGGCGCTTACAGCACGCCAACGAGCTCCGGCGCCAGGTGCGGGAGAACCAGCAGAAGCAGGTGCAGGCCCGGATCGCCACCTTCGATGAGGGCCAGCGCCTCAAGGAGGAGGCCCAGAAGCGGCGTGAGCGCATTGAAGACATCAAGAGGAAAAAGCTCGAGGAGCTGAG GGCCACCGGCCTTCCTGAGAAGTACTGCATCGAAGCTGAGCGCAAAGCTAACATCCCAGCCAACACGTCTGTGAACTGA
- the CFAP45 gene encoding cilia- and flagella-associated protein 45 isoform X2, producing MVRSRPLSTAGVLSSASTASNRSRNRSRYRTKAVSSEVDESLFGAIKPLTQSDSPIVLLRDKHAIRKTLTALGLDHKPETIQLITRDMVRELIIPTKDPSGQSLIISPEEFERIKWASHVLTREELEAREQAFKKEKEAIVDTVTTRKKIMKQKEMVWRNNRKLSDLEEVAKERAQNLLQRANQLRMEQEEELKDMKKIILNAKCHAIRDAQILEKQLIQKELDAEEKRLDQMMEVERQKSVQRQEELDRKRREERIRGRRHIVEQMEKNQEERSLLAEQREQEKEQMLEYMEKLQEEDLRDLEQRHQQKLKMQAEIKRINDESQRQKAELLAQEKLADQMVMEFTKKKMAREAEFEAEQERIRREKEKEIARLRAMQEKAQDYQAEQDALRAKRNQEVADREWRRKEKEDAQKKMETEAKLRKSRLEQVAFKEHTLAVQVQRDRDEFERILRAQREQIEKERLEEEKKATGRLQHANELRRQVRENQQKQVQARIATFDEGQRLKEEAQKRRERIEDIKRKKLEELRATGLPEKYCIEAERKANIPANTSVN from the exons CCGTTAAGCACAGCTGGCGTGCTGAGCTCCGCCTCTACTGCTTCCAACAGGTCAAGGAATAGGTCCCGCTATCGGACCAAAGCCGTGAGCTCCGAGGTGGATGAGAGCCTTTTTGGAGCTATCAAG CCCCTGACCCAGAGTGACAGCCCCATCGTGCTGCTCCGAGATAAGCATGCCATTCGGAAAACTCTCACGGCCCTGGGCTTGGACCACAAGCCGGAGACTATCCAGCTCATCACCCGGGACATGGTCCGGGAGCTGAT CATTCCCACCAAGGACCCTTCCGGGCAGTCCCTCATCATAAGCCCTGAGGAGTTTGAGCGGATCAAATGGGCATCCCACGTCCTGACTAGAGAAGAACTCGAGGCCAGGGAGCAGGCCttcaagaaggagaaggaagccaTTGTG GACACAGTGACCACACGCAAGAAGATCATGAAGCAGAAGGAAATGGTTTGGAGGAACAACAGGAAGCTCAGCGACCTGGAGGAGGTCGCCAAGGAGAGGGCCCAGAACCTTCTGCAGAGAGCCAACCAGCTTCGGATGGAGCAGGAGGAAGAGCTGAAGGATATGAAAAAG ATCATCCTCAATGCCAAGTGCCATGCCATCCGGGATGCCCAAATTCTGGAGAAGCAGCTGATCCAAAAAGAACTGGATGCAGAGGAGAAGCGGTTGGATCAGATGATGGAGGTGGAGCGGCAGAAATCGgttcaaaggcaggaggagctagacagaaagaggagggaggagagaatcCG AGGAAGACGGCACATTGTGGAACAGATGGAAAAGAACCAGGAGGAGCGATCGCTGCTTGCTGAGCAGCGGGAGCAGGAGAAGGAGCAGATGCTGGAATACATGGAAAAGCTCCAAGAGGAGGATCTAAGG GACCTGGAACAGAGGCACCAGCAAAAGCTGAAGATGCAGGCTGAGATCAAACGCATCAATGatgaaagccagaggcagaaagcagagcTGCTGGCTCAGGAGAAGCTGGCCGACCAGATGGTGATGGAGTTCACCAAGAAGAAGATG GCCCGAGAAGCAGAGTTTGAGGCTGAGCAGGAGAGAATccggagggagaaagagaaggagattgCCCGCCTGAGGGCCATGCAGGAGAAAGCCCAGGATTACCAGGCAGAGCAG GATGCCCTGCGGGCCAAGCGCAATCAGGAGGTCGCCGACAGAGAGTGGcgcagaaaggagaaggaagacgCACAGAAGAAGATGGAAACGGAGGCCAAGCTGCGGAAAAGTCGGCTAGAACAGGTGGCTTTCAAGGAGCACACTCTGGCTGTTCAGGTGCAACGGGACCGGGATGAGTTCGAGAGGATTCTTCG GGCCCAGCGAGAGCAGATTGAAAAGGAGCggctggaggaagagaaaaaggctACAGGGCGCTTACAGCACGCCAACGAGCTCCGGCGCCAGGTGCGGGAGAACCAGCAGAAGCAGGTGCAGGCCCGGATCGCCACCTTCGATGAGGGCCAGCGCCTCAAGGAGGAGGCCCAGAAGCGGCGTGAGCGCATTGAAGACATCAAGAGGAAAAAGCTCGAGGAGCTGAG GGCCACCGGCCTTCCTGAGAAGTACTGCATCGAAGCTGAGCGCAAAGCTAACATCCCAGCCAACACGTCTGTGAACTGA
- the CFAP45 gene encoding cilia- and flagella-associated protein 45 isoform X1, whose protein sequence is MGLVKRLPCPGCRWRSVLMSPNFCLSLQPLSTAGVLSSASTASNRSRNRSRYRTKAVSSEVDESLFGAIKPLTQSDSPIVLLRDKHAIRKTLTALGLDHKPETIQLITRDMVRELIIPTKDPSGQSLIISPEEFERIKWASHVLTREELEAREQAFKKEKEAIVDTVTTRKKIMKQKEMVWRNNRKLSDLEEVAKERAQNLLQRANQLRMEQEEELKDMKKIILNAKCHAIRDAQILEKQLIQKELDAEEKRLDQMMEVERQKSVQRQEELDRKRREERIRGRRHIVEQMEKNQEERSLLAEQREQEKEQMLEYMEKLQEEDLRDLEQRHQQKLKMQAEIKRINDESQRQKAELLAQEKLADQMVMEFTKKKMAREAEFEAEQERIRREKEKEIARLRAMQEKAQDYQAEQDALRAKRNQEVADREWRRKEKEDAQKKMETEAKLRKSRLEQVAFKEHTLAVQVQRDRDEFERILRAQREQIEKERLEEEKKATGRLQHANELRRQVRENQQKQVQARIATFDEGQRLKEEAQKRRERIEDIKRKKLEELRATGLPEKYCIEAERKANIPANTSVN, encoded by the exons GGGCTGGTGAAGCGTCTGCCTTGCCCGGGGTGCAGATGGCGGTCAGTACTGATGAGCCCAAATTTCTGCCTCTCCCTGCAGCCGTTAAGCACAGCTGGCGTGCTGAGCTCCGCCTCTACTGCTTCCAACAGGTCAAGGAATAGGTCCCGCTATCGGACCAAAGCCGTGAGCTCCGAGGTGGATGAGAGCCTTTTTGGAGCTATCAAG CCCCTGACCCAGAGTGACAGCCCCATCGTGCTGCTCCGAGATAAGCATGCCATTCGGAAAACTCTCACGGCCCTGGGCTTGGACCACAAGCCGGAGACTATCCAGCTCATCACCCGGGACATGGTCCGGGAGCTGAT CATTCCCACCAAGGACCCTTCCGGGCAGTCCCTCATCATAAGCCCTGAGGAGTTTGAGCGGATCAAATGGGCATCCCACGTCCTGACTAGAGAAGAACTCGAGGCCAGGGAGCAGGCCttcaagaaggagaaggaagccaTTGTG GACACAGTGACCACACGCAAGAAGATCATGAAGCAGAAGGAAATGGTTTGGAGGAACAACAGGAAGCTCAGCGACCTGGAGGAGGTCGCCAAGGAGAGGGCCCAGAACCTTCTGCAGAGAGCCAACCAGCTTCGGATGGAGCAGGAGGAAGAGCTGAAGGATATGAAAAAG ATCATCCTCAATGCCAAGTGCCATGCCATCCGGGATGCCCAAATTCTGGAGAAGCAGCTGATCCAAAAAGAACTGGATGCAGAGGAGAAGCGGTTGGATCAGATGATGGAGGTGGAGCGGCAGAAATCGgttcaaaggcaggaggagctagacagaaagaggagggaggagagaatcCG AGGAAGACGGCACATTGTGGAACAGATGGAAAAGAACCAGGAGGAGCGATCGCTGCTTGCTGAGCAGCGGGAGCAGGAGAAGGAGCAGATGCTGGAATACATGGAAAAGCTCCAAGAGGAGGATCTAAGG GACCTGGAACAGAGGCACCAGCAAAAGCTGAAGATGCAGGCTGAGATCAAACGCATCAATGatgaaagccagaggcagaaagcagagcTGCTGGCTCAGGAGAAGCTGGCCGACCAGATGGTGATGGAGTTCACCAAGAAGAAGATG GCCCGAGAAGCAGAGTTTGAGGCTGAGCAGGAGAGAATccggagggagaaagagaaggagattgCCCGCCTGAGGGCCATGCAGGAGAAAGCCCAGGATTACCAGGCAGAGCAG GATGCCCTGCGGGCCAAGCGCAATCAGGAGGTCGCCGACAGAGAGTGGcgcagaaaggagaaggaagacgCACAGAAGAAGATGGAAACGGAGGCCAAGCTGCGGAAAAGTCGGCTAGAACAGGTGGCTTTCAAGGAGCACACTCTGGCTGTTCAGGTGCAACGGGACCGGGATGAGTTCGAGAGGATTCTTCG GGCCCAGCGAGAGCAGATTGAAAAGGAGCggctggaggaagagaaaaaggctACAGGGCGCTTACAGCACGCCAACGAGCTCCGGCGCCAGGTGCGGGAGAACCAGCAGAAGCAGGTGCAGGCCCGGATCGCCACCTTCGATGAGGGCCAGCGCCTCAAGGAGGAGGCCCAGAAGCGGCGTGAGCGCATTGAAGACATCAAGAGGAAAAAGCTCGAGGAGCTGAG GGCCACCGGCCTTCCTGAGAAGTACTGCATCGAAGCTGAGCGCAAAGCTAACATCCCAGCCAACACGTCTGTGAACTGA